CAGGTGGGTCGTGCCGGCGTGGGCGGACACGTTCAGCGACCCGTCGTGGCCGACGACGGCGACGGGTTCACCACCCGCCCGGTCGGGATCGATGACCACACGGTCGGCGAAGCCGAGCTGCTCGGGCACGAGGTCGACGCAGGCGACGTCGTCGCCCCCGGCGACGGCCACCGGCAGGACGCTGCCGAGGAGGGCAGCGGTGAGGGCGAGCAGGACCAGGCGAAGGCGCATGGTCCGGGGGTTCGACACCGGGGCACGGTGTTCCTGCCCGGCCGCTCCTCGATGTCCCTGCCCGACCGCCCCTCGACGGCGTCAGCTGCCGTCCTGCCCCAGCGGTTGGGGCGCCGAGCCGTCCTCGGCGGTGACGATCGCGACGAAGATCGACTCGGTCCGACAGATCCCCTGCGCCTTGACGAACAGGCGGTGCTGTCCGTCGGTGACCAACGTCTCGGACTCCCAGATCTCGTCCTCGACGTTGATGATCTCCAGGACCTCGAGGTTGTCGGCGCTGACGTAGTCCGCGCGCACGCCGATGGGGGTGAGGGGCACCCAGCCCTCCACCTGCACGAGCGGCCCGTCCTGGCTGACAGAGGTCAACCTGGCCCCGTCCGGCAGGTGCAGGCCCTCGACGCTGTCGACCGGGGCCACGGCCTCCGGCTGGTCACCGCACGGACCGAGCCCCTCCAGGGGGGCGAGCAGCTCGGTGGCGATGTCGGTGGCGAACGTCGCCGGCCCGCCGGGGTCCTCCGCCACCGGGTCGCCGTTTCCGCCGCAGGCCGCTCCCAGCAGCACGAGGGCCAGGACCAGCAGGCGCCGGGGTGCCCTCGTGTCCCTCCGCTGATCCGCCATGGCACCCACGGTATCCGTCAGCATCACGCGGAGTTGGCCAGCGCGGTGTCGCACGAGACGATGCGCCCGATGCCACCCACCGACGACGACCTCGAGACCGAGCACGACCGCGCCGACCTCTCCACGCTGCGCGATGCGCTCGGCCAGTCCCCACCCGGTTCCCTCGCCACGCTGGACCAGGTAGTGGTCGACGACCTCGCCGACCTCGTGGTCGGTGCACGCAAGGGACAGGAAGCGGCGTTGCTGCAGGCCATCGACGACGCCCTGCGACTGGTGCCGCGTCCCCTTCGTGGCGTGGTCAAGCGGGTGATCCTGCCGTGAGCCGGTTCGACCCCGCCCACCTCGAGCTGCTGCGGTTGGCTCGGTTGCTGAAGGCCGACCCGGACCGCCTCGAACCGCTGTCCGGGCTGCCCGTGGAGGACCTGCGGACGCTGCGCGACCGCATCGCCGAGCGGCTGTTCGAGGAGGGCCGCGACGCCTTCCAGCGCGCGGCCAACGTGGCCAACTTCGTACCGGCGCCGCTGGCCGCCAAGCTGGCCGAGCACGCCCTCGGGCCGGTGCTGGCTGCGCGCACGACCGCCGTCACCCCACCGCAGAAGGCCGTGGAGCTGTCGGGCCGTTTCTCGGCTGGCTTCCTCGCCGACGTGGCCGAGGAGATCGATCCCCGGGTCGTCGACGACCTGGTGGAGTCGCTGCCGCCGAAGGTGGTCGCGGCCGTGGGTCGCGAGCTCGCCGCGCGGGAGGAGTGGCTGGTCATGGCCGACTTCGTCGGCGGCATCTCCAGCGCCGCCCTGGTCGCCACCGTCGAGGCCCTGACCACGGAGTCGATCCTGCGGATCTCGGTGTACCTCGAGGATCCCGACCGGCTCGACGAGGTCGTCGGCCTGCTGGACGACGAGCGGCTGGCCGACGCCGTCACCGTGGCCCGGGCCGAAGGCCTGGACGAGGAGCTGGCCTGGATCATCGAATCGGTCGGCGACGAACAACGTGCAAGGATCCCCTCCTCATGAAGCTGCAACGAATCGATCATGTCGGGTACGCCGTCGAGGACCTCGAGGCGGCCATCGCGTTCCACGAGCGCCTGTACGGGGCGGAGGTGGCGCATCGGGAGACCATCGAGACCGACGGCGTCGCCGAGGCCCTGCTGGCCATCGGCCCGTCGTTCATCCAGCTGCTGACCCCGACGCGCGACGACTCGCCCGTGGCGAAGTTCCTGGAGCGCAACGGCGAGGGTGTCCACCACATCGGCTACGGCGTGGCCGACATCGAGGCCACCTTCAAGGAGCTGCAGGACATCGGCGTGCGGCTGGTCGAGGACCACCCCCGTCCGGGCAGCCGCGGCTGCACCGTGGCCTTCCTCCATCCCAAGCACGCGATGGGTGTGCTGGTCGAGCTGGTCGAGGATCCGACCCTCGAGGGTCGCCCGTACGACCCTCCCGGCGCTGCGTCGGCGCATCCCCGGACCTAGACTCCGCGAGTGTGGGACTGTTCGACCGGTTCAAGCGGCGCAAGGGCGACGACGACGTGCCCTCGACCGGTGGACCGAGCGGCAAGTCGGTCAGCGAGCTCAAGGAGTTCCTGAGCACCCACGAGGGGGTCGAGGGGTTCATCGAGCCGCCCACGGCGGTCTACGCGATGACGCTGCTGCTGGTGGCCTGGGACGGCGAGTACCTGCGCCGCCCGGTCAAGCACGCCAAGCAGGCCGGAAAGATCTGCGAGGACGCCGGAGTGCCCCTGTACGAGGCGCGCAAGGTCGGCTATCCGAAGCGGATGAAGGACTACGAGCGCGGGATCAAGCGGCAGTCGGTGTCCCTGGAGGACCTGCCGCCGCTCGAGGTCACCGACGACCGCGACGACTGAACCGGCCGGCTACGGTCCGCACCACCCAACGACGGAGATCCGACAATGGCGACGCTGCGACGACTGACCAACTCCTGCCTGACCGTCACCGACGACCACGGGACGACGCTGTTCGACCCGGGGTTCTTCACCTTCACCTCCGGCGCGATCGACCTCGGCTCGATCGGTGAGGTCCAGCGGGTGCTGATCACCCACGAACACGGCGACCACGTGCATCCGGACTTCGTGCGCTGGCTGCTGGACCGGGGCACCGACGTCGAGGTGCACGGCCCCCAGTCGGTCGCGGACCTGCTGTCCGACCACGGCATCGCGGTGGACACCACCGCCCCGGCAGGCACGAGCGTCGAGGACGTCGTGCACGAGCAGGTGCCCTCGGGGGCCCAGCCGCCCAACCGGGCATGGACCATCGACGGCGTGTTCACCCATCCCGGGGACAGCTACCAGCCGAGCACCACCGCCCCCGTCATGGCGTTGCCGCTGCTGGTGCCGTGGGGGTCCACGACCGCCAGCGTGGCGTTCGCCCGACGGCTGGCCCCGCAGCAGGTCGTCCCGATCCACGACTTCTATCTCTCCTCGTCCGGACGCGAGTTCATCGCGGGCATGGCGAAGGGCGTGCTGGCCGACGACGGCATCGAGCTGATCGCCCTCGACTGGGGCCAGTCCGCCACCCTGTGACCTCGAGGGGTCACTGTCCGTTGCCCGAATCCGCTCGCCCGGAGAAAACGCGCGATCGAGGCAGGAACTGCACCACAGGTCACGCAACTTCGTAACCGGTGGGGCTGTCGGAACGTAGGACGGTCCGAACCGTCCTGTCCCACGAAGCCCTCGGAGTCGTCGTGTCCCTGTCCTCCTCCGCCCGGTCAGCTGCCCGGCCGTCTGTCCGCGCCCTCGCCGCGCTCAGCGTGCTGGTGCTCCTGCTCGCCGCAGCGCCTGCAGCGCCTGCAGCGCCTGCAGCGCGCGCGGAGTCCACCGCATCCACGGGAGAGCGACGGTCGACCTCCGTCCTGGCCCCTTCCGCCGACGGCCAGCGCCTGCGGGACGCCCGAGCGGTGGCAGGCGACGGACCGGTCGCGGCGACGCTGCTGGACCTCGCGGTGCGGGCCGGGGACGTCGAGGGGCGCGTCCTGACGGTCGACGGCTCCCAGCCGCAGCCGGCAGTGGAGGACGGGGACGGCACCGAGGACGGAACTGCCGCAGGGACCGGGGACGGCACCTGGGCGCAGATGGTGATGTCGGTCGGCGTGGGGTACGGCAGCGGCGGGTCCGACACGTTCCCGATCGGCGACCTCGACCGTGACGGCCACGACGACATCGTGACCCTGACCCGCGACGCGGCCGGGGTCACGCTCGTCGCGCTGAGCGGGGTCGACGGCGTCCCGTTGTGGATCACCCCACAGCCGGACGGGTTGGTCGGCACCCTGCTCCAGGCCGTCCCCGACGTCGACGGCGATGGTCGTCGGGACCTGCTGGCCACCGGGGTCGGACTCAGCGAGTACTCGGGGTCCGGGCACTGCGACGAGACCTCCTGCCGGGACGAGTTCGTCGAGTCCGTGACCTGGGAGGTGAGCATGCTCAGCGGCGCCACCGGCACGTCGTTGTGGAGCGACGCGGTCGACGGGCACGTCAGCTATGCCTACGACTGGGACTTCGACACCGGCGAAGAGACCTACCGGATCGAGTCCTCCAACTTCCCCCTCGCCTTCCACGCCTCCGGCGACCTCGACGGGGACGCCGAGCTGGACCTGATCAGCACGCGGACGACCTACACCGAGTCCAGCGATGCCGAACGCACGGGGACGTTCCCGGGCCCGGTGACCACCACGGAGACCCACAGCTTCGAGGGCGCGTCGACGATCATGCTGGTCGACGGCGCCGACGGCACCACGATCCGTCAGCTGGAGGAGTCGGGACAGGGCACGGTCCTGCGCGGCGTGCCGGTGCCCGACATCGACGGTGACGCGCTGACCGACGTGCTGGTGACCCGTACCCACGGCGCGAACGGGTCGCGGACGTGCACCCAGCTGCTGATCCAGCTGCAGTGCCAGGAGACGAGCACCCTTGCCCACCACGACGTCCTGCTGCTCGACGGCGCTGACCTGTCCACGGTCTGGTCACACGAGGTCCTGTCGGAGTCGGTCGGTGCGCGTGCGCCCGGTGACCTGACGGGCGACGGCGCCGTGGACGTGGTCATCACCGACCGGTCCGCCTCCTCCGACCCCGAGTCGTCTCGGCCGCACCTGACCGTGCTCGACGCCACCGACGGCAGCCAGCTGTGGACCTGGACCGCCCCGACCGTCGAGGGCGACGCCTACAGCGATGGCGTCTCGTTGGTGGCGACCACCCCCATCGACGACGTGGCCGGCAAGGACCTCGTCCTGCAGCGCCAGGTGTTCACCTACGACAGCAACACGGGTGAGGAGTCCGGGGAGCTGCAGCTGATCCGCCTGGCCGGCGACGACGGCGAGGAGCTGCTGACGACCGTGACCGTGGGGACCACGTACTGGTACGGCAGCCGCGCCGCGGACGCCGACGGCGACGGGACCGACGACGTCGTCCTGCAGGGGTTCCACTACGACGAGCAGACCGGCGAGGAGACCAGCCTGCTGCTGGTGGAAGCCGGCGACGACGGCGAGACGCTGCTGACGCGTGACCTCCCGACCTTCGCCGACCTGACGGTCCTCGGCGACGTCGACGGCGACGGCGGGGCAGAGGCCGTCGTCATCGACTTCGGCATCGACGTCGTGTTCGGCCACGGCGACGCCGGCGCCAGCGGAGGAAGCGGTTCCGACGACCCCGAC
The nucleotide sequence above comes from Euzebya pacifica. Encoded proteins:
- a CDS encoding cell wall-binding repeat-containing protein → MSLSSSARSAARPSVRALAALSVLVLLLAAAPAAPAAPAARAESTASTGERRSTSVLAPSADGQRLRDARAVAGDGPVAATLLDLAVRAGDVEGRVLTVDGSQPQPAVEDGDGTEDGTAAGTGDGTWAQMVMSVGVGYGSGGSDTFPIGDLDRDGHDDIVTLTRDAAGVTLVALSGVDGVPLWITPQPDGLVGTLLQAVPDVDGDGRRDLLATGVGLSEYSGSGHCDETSCRDEFVESVTWEVSMLSGATGTSLWSDAVDGHVSYAYDWDFDTGEETYRIESSNFPLAFHASGDLDGDAELDLISTRTTYTESSDAERTGTFPGPVTTTETHSFEGASTIMLVDGADGTTIRQLEESGQGTVLRGVPVPDIDGDALTDVLVTRTHGANGSRTCTQLLIQLQCQETSTLAHHDVLLLDGADLSTVWSHEVLSESVGARAPGDLTGDGAVDVVITDRSASSDPESSRPHLTVLDATDGSQLWTWTAPTVEGDAYSDGVSLVATTPIDDVAGKDLVLQRQVFTYDSNTGEESGELQLIRLAGDDGEELLTTVTVGTTYWYGSRAADADGDGTDDVVLQGFHYDEQTGEETSLLLVEAGDDGETLLTRDLPTFADLTVLGDVDGDGGAEAVVIDFGIDVVFGHGDAGASGGSGSDDPDANGTDVFALDGGAVRWTVPAVPDGFTTIEPAGDLDGAGDGVDLLVQSFAAFGDVPMTLTAARAGADGRLLWSDPDPVAISRVEGPSRTATAAALSAATRRTATTVVIARADAWPDAIAGGPLASMMDASLLLTARDGLSADAAAEIARLGADRAVLLGGEQALSAEVDADLRAAGLTVERLAGSDRFATAGMIAQRVVAEGGDGSRVAVVRGTHPDPEQGWSDAVVAAAHGAADGHPILLTPTDGLPPSTLDALTTLSPASVLVLGGPAAVSVDAEQQVRDTGARTLRVSGTDRYSTARIVADLAVDAGTSPHRVWVATGRRFPDALAASAAVGTGGVLLLADGDTNDRAEELLGFIGTHRDEVAELVLIGGSAALSDTLETRLRRLLAE
- a CDS encoding MBL fold metallo-hydrolase, whose protein sequence is MATLRRLTNSCLTVTDDHGTTLFDPGFFTFTSGAIDLGSIGEVQRVLITHEHGDHVHPDFVRWLLDRGTDVEVHGPQSVADLLSDHGIAVDTTAPAGTSVEDVVHEQVPSGAQPPNRAWTIDGVFTHPGDSYQPSTTAPVMALPLLVPWGSTTASVAFARRLAPQQVVPIHDFYLSSSGREFIAGMAKGVLADDGIELIALDWGQSATL
- a CDS encoding oxidoreductase yields the protein MGLFDRFKRRKGDDDVPSTGGPSGKSVSELKEFLSTHEGVEGFIEPPTAVYAMTLLLVAWDGEYLRRPVKHAKQAGKICEDAGVPLYEARKVGYPKRMKDYERGIKRQSVSLEDLPPLEVTDDRDD
- the mce gene encoding methylmalonyl-CoA epimerase, with amino-acid sequence MKLQRIDHVGYAVEDLEAAIAFHERLYGAEVAHRETIETDGVAEALLAIGPSFIQLLTPTRDDSPVAKFLERNGEGVHHIGYGVADIEATFKELQDIGVRLVEDHPRPGSRGCTVAFLHPKHAMGVLVELVEDPTLEGRPYDPPGAASAHPRT